The following are encoded together in the Tepidiforma bonchosmolovskayae genome:
- a CDS encoding NAD(+)/NADH kinase, protein MEPGILGVIANPASGKDIRRLIAHAAVVSDAARRGILRRLLIGAAAAGARRVHYLPGPHRLVEDALDGLDLALEAEALPVDFTGSALDTRSAARLLRERGAAAVVVLGGDGTCRAAAAAWPGLPILPLSTGTNNVFPFACEPTVAGLAAGLVAAGRVPLDDAASRCPRIHVEVEGEPPDLALVDAALVNDRFAGARAVWKPAELTAVLLLRSDPAVTGLAAIGGMLGLPVPEGAALAIDLGEPGRSVRVPLAPGLVVPVAVRGHRPVPFGEPVEWCGPGILALDGERERRLLPGQRARLVAFPDGPLVLEPGRILARAAEAGLFIEVPCGAAHAD, encoded by the coding sequence ATGGAGCCCGGCATCCTCGGGGTCATCGCCAACCCGGCATCCGGCAAGGATATCCGCCGCCTCATCGCCCACGCTGCCGTCGTCAGCGACGCCGCCAGGCGCGGCATCCTCCGCCGCCTGCTCATCGGCGCTGCCGCCGCCGGCGCCCGCCGCGTCCACTACCTGCCCGGCCCGCACCGCCTCGTCGAAGATGCCCTCGACGGCCTCGACCTCGCCCTCGAGGCCGAGGCGCTCCCCGTCGACTTCACCGGCTCGGCGCTCGATACCCGCTCCGCCGCCCGCCTCCTCCGCGAGCGCGGAGCCGCTGCGGTCGTTGTCCTCGGCGGCGACGGTACCTGCCGGGCCGCGGCCGCAGCCTGGCCCGGGCTGCCCATCCTTCCCCTCTCGACGGGCACGAACAACGTCTTCCCCTTCGCTTGCGAGCCCACCGTCGCCGGCCTCGCCGCCGGGCTCGTCGCCGCCGGCCGCGTTCCGCTCGACGATGCCGCCAGCCGGTGCCCGCGCATCCACGTCGAGGTCGAGGGCGAACCGCCCGACCTCGCCCTCGTCGATGCCGCCCTCGTGAACGACCGCTTCGCCGGCGCCCGCGCCGTCTGGAAGCCCGCCGAGCTCACGGCCGTCCTCCTCCTGCGCTCCGACCCCGCCGTCACCGGCCTCGCCGCCATCGGCGGGATGCTCGGCCTGCCCGTCCCCGAGGGCGCCGCCCTCGCCATCGACCTCGGCGAGCCCGGCCGCTCCGTCCGCGTTCCGCTCGCTCCCGGGCTCGTTGTTCCCGTCGCCGTGCGCGGCCACCGGCCGGTGCCCTTCGGCGAGCCCGTCGAGTGGTGCGGCCCCGGCATCCTCGCCCTCGACGGCGAGCGCGAGCGTCGCCTCCTCCCCGGCCAGCGCGCCCGCCTCGTCGCCTTCCCCGACGGCCCCCTCGTCCTCGAACCCGGCCGCATCCTCGCCCGCGCCGCCGAGGCCGGGCTCTTTATCGAAGTCCCCTGCGGAGCAGCCCATGCCGACTGA
- a CDS encoding 2-oxo acid dehydrogenase subunit E2, which yields MPTDVLIPKLGMTMTEGTVAEWLVPDGAPVRAGDIVYRLETEKIEFQVEAESDGILRHAVPAGTTLPPGSVVGYILAPGEAPPAGAPAAAAPQGAPGAPPPPPEAGRVPASPAARRLAAELGVALETVLGTGPGGRITEEDVRRAHAAAARPAAPAAPPPLPAEPPPATPVARALGRELGIDLAAVRGTGPGGRITKEDVEAAAAARPAASPPSAPPVPAPAAAGAAPGQRIPLRGMRKTIAERMHRSLQEMAQLTLGMRVRMDDALRLREQLIAEWQPEGIRPSITDLVIRAVARALRQHPALNARVEPDAIVLEPEVHIGMAVALDAGLVVPVIRNADTLHLRDLARETARLAEAARAGTLGLDDYAGQTFSVTSLGMAGVEFFTPIINPPNVAILGVGQVVDDIRWDGDRPLRARTLTLSLTIDHRAVDGAPGAAFLGTVRDLLEAPYRLLLP from the coding sequence ATGCCGACTGACGTCCTCATCCCCAAGCTGGGCATGACGATGACCGAGGGCACCGTCGCCGAATGGCTCGTGCCCGACGGCGCCCCCGTCCGCGCCGGCGACATCGTCTACCGCCTCGAGACCGAGAAAATTGAGTTCCAGGTCGAAGCCGAGTCCGACGGCATCCTCCGCCACGCCGTCCCTGCGGGCACCACCCTCCCGCCCGGCTCGGTCGTCGGCTACATCCTGGCCCCCGGCGAGGCCCCGCCCGCCGGCGCCCCCGCAGCCGCCGCTCCGCAGGGCGCCCCCGGCGCCCCGCCCCCGCCGCCCGAAGCCGGCCGCGTCCCGGCATCGCCGGCCGCCCGCCGCCTCGCCGCTGAACTCGGCGTGGCGCTCGAAACGGTCCTCGGCACCGGCCCCGGCGGCCGCATCACCGAGGAGGACGTGCGCCGCGCCCATGCCGCCGCAGCCCGCCCGGCCGCCCCTGCAGCCCCGCCTCCCCTCCCCGCCGAACCGCCGCCCGCCACCCCGGTCGCCCGCGCCCTCGGCCGCGAACTCGGCATCGACCTCGCCGCCGTCCGCGGCACCGGCCCCGGCGGCCGCATCACGAAAGAGGACGTCGAGGCTGCCGCCGCAGCCCGCCCGGCCGCCTCGCCGCCTTCGGCGCCCCCGGTCCCGGCCCCTGCTGCTGCGGGGGCCGCCCCCGGCCAGCGCATCCCCCTCCGTGGCATGCGCAAGACCATCGCCGAGCGGATGCACCGCAGCCTCCAGGAGATGGCCCAGCTCACCCTCGGCATGCGCGTCCGCATGGACGATGCCCTTCGCCTCCGCGAGCAGCTCATCGCCGAGTGGCAGCCCGAGGGCATCCGCCCCTCCATCACCGACCTGGTCATCCGCGCTGTCGCCCGGGCCCTGCGCCAGCACCCCGCCCTCAACGCCCGCGTCGAGCCGGACGCCATCGTCCTCGAGCCGGAGGTCCACATCGGCATGGCCGTCGCCCTCGACGCCGGGCTCGTCGTGCCCGTGATCCGCAACGCCGATACCCTCCACCTGCGCGACCTCGCCCGCGAAACCGCCCGCCTCGCCGAGGCTGCCCGCGCCGGCACCCTCGGCCTCGATGACTATGCCGGCCAGACCTTCTCCGTTACCTCCCTCGGCATGGCCGGCGTCGAGTTCTTCACGCCGATCATCAATCCGCCCAACGTCGCCATCCTTGGCGTCGGGCAGGTCGTCGACGACATCCGCTGGGACGGCGACCGGCCCCTCCGCGCCCGGACCCTCACACTCTCCCTCACCATCGACCACCGCGCGGTCGACGGCGCCCCCGGCGCGGCCTTCCTCGGCACCGTCCGCGACCTCCTCGAAGCCCCCTACCGGCTCCTCCTGCCATGA
- a CDS encoding FAD-dependent oxidoreductase, whose product MSTARRFDVAVIGGGAAGVAAALEAARLGASVALVEAERPGGSCVHFTCIPTSILLDAAEGFVRARELAVAGVLAAGETLQLGRANDRARALVRSLAAGLETSLRRARVEVVAGHASFREPGLLTVAGAGELAADAIVIAIGARWEPPAIPGLPADRLVTPDVVQSWREPPPSCLVLGGGPSGGVFALEYATLLALAGSAVTLAAPGPGIFAGFDADLQPLLADLLQPLGITVATGASPLRAEGEAVILATAAGERPVAAACVLAADPRVPSARGLALDHAGLAPGADGAIPVDEGCATAVPGIYAAGDITGRGMLSSTAAVQGRVAGANAAGDRRRARISAVPVLVHTVPPVAAVGRTASDAQEAGIPLATATLGFEGTAASVARGGHPGLLRLHADRRTGEIVGAQAAGPGAHELVSAAAALMQAEATADQAAALVAWHPSPLELLAEAARRLAG is encoded by the coding sequence ATGAGCACCGCCCGCCGCTTCGATGTCGCCGTCATCGGCGGGGGCGCCGCCGGCGTCGCCGCCGCCCTCGAAGCCGCCCGCCTCGGCGCCTCGGTCGCCCTGGTCGAGGCCGAGCGCCCCGGCGGCTCCTGCGTCCACTTCACCTGCATCCCCACCTCCATCCTCCTCGACGCCGCCGAGGGGTTCGTCCGCGCCCGCGAACTCGCCGTCGCCGGGGTCCTTGCCGCCGGCGAGACCCTTCAGCTCGGCCGCGCCAACGACCGCGCCCGCGCCCTCGTCCGCTCCCTCGCCGCCGGGCTCGAAACCTCCCTGCGCCGCGCCCGCGTGGAGGTCGTCGCCGGCCACGCCAGCTTCCGCGAGCCCGGGCTGCTGACCGTCGCCGGCGCCGGCGAGCTCGCCGCCGATGCCATCGTCATCGCCATCGGCGCCCGCTGGGAGCCGCCCGCCATCCCCGGCCTCCCCGCCGACCGCCTCGTCACGCCCGATGTCGTCCAGTCGTGGCGCGAGCCGCCGCCCTCCTGCCTCGTCCTCGGCGGCGGGCCATCCGGCGGCGTCTTCGCCCTCGAGTACGCGACGCTGCTGGCCCTTGCCGGCTCCGCGGTCACCCTCGCTGCCCCCGGCCCGGGCATCTTCGCCGGCTTCGATGCGGACCTCCAGCCGCTCCTCGCCGACCTCCTCCAGCCGCTCGGCATCACCGTCGCCACCGGCGCCTCGCCCCTCCGCGCCGAAGGCGAAGCGGTCATCCTCGCAACCGCCGCCGGCGAGCGCCCGGTCGCAGCGGCCTGCGTGCTCGCCGCCGACCCGCGCGTTCCCTCGGCCCGCGGCCTCGCCCTCGACCACGCCGGGCTCGCCCCCGGTGCCGACGGCGCCATCCCGGTCGACGAGGGCTGCGCGACCGCCGTGCCCGGCATCTACGCCGCCGGCGATATCACCGGCCGGGGCATGCTCTCGTCAACGGCCGCCGTGCAGGGCCGGGTCGCCGGGGCGAATGCCGCCGGGGACCGCCGCCGTGCCCGCATATCGGCCGTCCCGGTGCTCGTCCACACCGTCCCGCCCGTCGCCGCCGTCGGGCGCACGGCCTCCGACGCGCAGGAGGCCGGCATCCCCCTGGCGACTGCCACGCTCGGCTTCGAAGGCACCGCCGCGTCCGTCGCCCGCGGCGGCCACCCCGGCCTCCTCCGCCTCCACGCCGACCGGCGAACCGGCGAAATTGTGGGCGCCCAGGCCGCCGGCCCCGGTGCGCACGAACTCGTCAGCGCCGCCGCCGCGCTCATGCAGGCCGAGGCGACGGCCGACCAAGCCGCCGCCCTCGTCGCCTGGCACCCGTCGCCCCTGGAGCTCCTCGCCGAAGCGGCCCGCCGCCTGGCCGGCTGA
- a CDS encoding DUF3237 domain-containing protein — protein sequence MPLESLPVEFLFTMTANVGAPTMIQGGPQGSRLIVSVPGGTFEGPKLKGTIVPHSGGDWVTLRPDGSMKLDVRLTLQTDDGAHILVTYTGIGARAADGSTKVYSTPLFETGAEKYAWLNTVQAVAVGSTGPNGVTYEVYALRA from the coding sequence ATGCCGCTGGAGAGTCTGCCGGTTGAGTTCCTCTTTACGATGACGGCGAACGTTGGGGCGCCGACGATGATCCAGGGCGGCCCGCAGGGGTCGCGGCTGATTGTGAGCGTGCCGGGCGGCACGTTCGAAGGCCCGAAGCTGAAGGGCACGATTGTGCCGCATTCGGGCGGGGACTGGGTGACGCTGCGGCCGGACGGGAGCATGAAGCTGGACGTGCGGCTGACCCTGCAGACGGACGACGGGGCGCACATCCTGGTGACGTACACGGGCATCGGCGCGCGGGCCGCCGACGGGAGCACGAAGGTGTACTCGACGCCGCTGTTCGAGACGGGCGCGGAGAAGTACGCGTGGCTGAACACCGTGCAGGCGGTCGCCGTCGGGAGCACGGGGCCGAACGGCGTGACCTACGAGGTGTATGCGCTCCGGGCGTAA
- a CDS encoding SDR family NAD(P)-dependent oxidoreductase — MEIAGKVALVTGAGSGIGRACAERLAREGAKVIVVDIDAAGGEETVRRIAAAGGEAAFVQGDVGSPEGIAETFRAAKRVFGRLDIVHNNAGIMTGDTPGWPDAPLEKVHRVISVNTSGVIMGTRAAVEAFREHGEGGVVVNTASIAGLGPLPFDPVYAASKAAVIHFTKSCAILKELENVRVNAVAPGMVDTPIIAKTGDGTRPARWLEPSLEGAVLLQPERIADEVVRLIRDDALAGEVSVVMHESTQPAAGG, encoded by the coding sequence ATGGAGATCGCGGGCAAGGTTGCGCTGGTCACCGGCGCAGGGTCGGGCATCGGCCGGGCGTGCGCGGAGCGGCTGGCGCGGGAAGGGGCGAAGGTTATCGTCGTCGACATCGACGCAGCGGGCGGGGAGGAGACGGTGCGGCGGATTGCCGCGGCGGGCGGCGAGGCGGCGTTCGTGCAGGGCGACGTGGGGTCGCCGGAGGGCATCGCGGAGACGTTCCGGGCGGCGAAGCGGGTCTTCGGGCGGCTCGACATCGTGCACAACAACGCGGGAATCATGACGGGCGACACGCCGGGCTGGCCGGATGCGCCGCTTGAGAAGGTGCACCGGGTGATTTCGGTGAATACGTCGGGCGTGATCATGGGGACGCGGGCGGCCGTGGAGGCGTTCCGGGAGCACGGCGAGGGCGGCGTGGTGGTGAACACGGCGAGCATCGCGGGGCTGGGGCCGCTGCCGTTCGACCCCGTGTACGCGGCTTCGAAGGCGGCCGTCATCCACTTCACGAAGTCGTGCGCGATCCTGAAGGAGCTGGAGAACGTGCGGGTGAACGCCGTGGCGCCGGGGATGGTCGATACGCCGATCATCGCCAAGACGGGCGACGGGACGCGGCCGGCGAGGTGGCTGGAGCCGTCGCTGGAGGGTGCGGTGCTGCTCCAGCCGGAGCGGATCGCCGACGAGGTGGTGCGGCTCATCCGTGATGACGCGCTCGCCGGGGAGGTGAGCGTGGTGATGCACGAGAGCACACAGCCCGCGGCGGGCGGGTAG
- a CDS encoding carboxymuconolactone decarboxylase family protein, translated as MSTVPRVPSAVPGQPPAFHTVLAHAPAIQQRFADLYGAFWMDSALSQRDKEIARIRNARVTACGFCRQVRFSLAREEGLDEATLDLVTDAYLDAPLSPREKRILQFTDAIIGDPSRADPALGAALGDELGDAGLAELTLGVGLFLGLAKVLITLGLEPEEMPVTVLPTPGSAAYSPQAAAAG; from the coding sequence ATGTCCACCGTCCCCCGCGTCCCCTCCGCCGTCCCCGGCCAGCCGCCCGCCTTCCACACCGTCCTCGCGCACGCGCCCGCCATCCAGCAGCGGTTCGCGGACCTCTACGGCGCGTTCTGGATGGACTCGGCCCTCTCCCAGCGCGACAAGGAGATCGCCCGCATCCGCAACGCCCGCGTCACCGCCTGCGGCTTCTGCCGCCAGGTCCGCTTCTCCCTCGCCCGCGAGGAAGGGCTCGACGAAGCCACGCTCGACCTCGTCACCGACGCCTACCTCGATGCCCCGCTCAGCCCGCGCGAGAAGCGCATCCTCCAGTTCACCGACGCCATCATCGGCGACCCCTCCCGCGCTGACCCCGCCCTCGGCGCCGCCCTCGGCGACGAACTCGGCGACGCCGGCCTCGCTGAGCTGACCCTCGGGGTTGGGCTCTTCCTCGGCCTCGCGAAGGTGCTCATCACCCTCGGCCTCGAACCGGAGGAGATGCCCGTCACCGTCCTCCCGACGCCGGGTTCGGCGGCCTACAGTCCCCAGGCGGCCGCTGCCGGCTAA
- a CDS encoding aromatic ring-hydroxylating oxygenase subunit alpha → MALKTVGDQGRLTEAGYRSAGTLYQELLDQDSRPVPEVLRLESPIEPGVTRVPAEQYYSKAIHDREVEKVWKRVWQMACREEDIPEVGDYIVYDIAHLSFLVVRSAPDRIQAFHNACLHRGRQLREFDGRGAQEFRCPFHGWCWEIDGSLKEVVCQWDFPEVNERDYHLPEVKVGTWGGFVFINPDPNAEPLEQFLGDLPRHFERWDLANRFKQAHVAKILRCNWKVAQEAFMEAYHVVATHPQLLNGIGDSNSQYDVFGNFSRAITPNGTPSPHLREVPSQQDMLDAMFDRNLDTPPLAEVPPGMGARQFAAMLSREGMRAVIGDEADTYCDAEYLDSFYFTVFPNFHPWGAFNRITYRFRPHGDNPDECIMECMFLAPWPKGEPKPPAAPIHWLGPDDDWADAPELGMLARVFNQDTFNIPKVQLGLKTMKRPEVVFASYNETKIRHFHQLYDRWMELE, encoded by the coding sequence ATGGCACTCAAGACCGTCGGCGACCAGGGCCGCCTCACCGAAGCCGGCTACCGCTCCGCCGGCACTCTCTACCAGGAGCTCCTCGACCAGGATTCCCGCCCGGTCCCCGAAGTCCTCCGCCTCGAATCCCCCATCGAGCCCGGCGTCACCCGCGTCCCCGCCGAACAGTACTACAGCAAGGCCATCCACGACCGCGAGGTCGAGAAGGTCTGGAAGCGCGTCTGGCAGATGGCCTGCCGCGAGGAAGACATCCCCGAAGTCGGCGACTACATCGTCTACGACATCGCCCACCTCTCCTTCCTCGTCGTCCGCAGCGCGCCCGACCGCATCCAGGCCTTCCATAACGCCTGCCTCCACCGCGGCCGCCAGCTCCGCGAATTCGACGGCCGCGGCGCCCAGGAGTTCCGCTGCCCCTTCCACGGCTGGTGCTGGGAGATCGACGGCTCCCTCAAAGAAGTCGTCTGCCAGTGGGACTTTCCCGAAGTCAACGAGCGCGACTACCACCTTCCCGAGGTGAAGGTCGGCACCTGGGGTGGCTTCGTCTTCATCAACCCCGACCCCAACGCCGAGCCCCTTGAGCAGTTCCTCGGCGACCTCCCCCGCCACTTCGAACGGTGGGACCTCGCCAACCGCTTCAAGCAGGCCCACGTCGCCAAGATCCTCCGCTGCAACTGGAAGGTCGCCCAGGAAGCCTTCATGGAGGCCTACCACGTCGTCGCCACCCACCCCCAGCTCCTCAACGGCATCGGCGACTCCAACTCCCAGTACGACGTCTTCGGCAACTTCTCCCGCGCCATCACCCCGAACGGCACCCCGAGCCCCCACCTGCGCGAGGTTCCCAGCCAGCAGGACATGCTCGACGCCATGTTCGACCGCAACCTCGATACCCCGCCGCTCGCCGAGGTGCCGCCCGGCATGGGCGCCCGCCAGTTCGCCGCCATGCTCAGCCGCGAAGGCATGCGCGCCGTCATCGGCGACGAGGCCGATACCTACTGCGACGCCGAATACCTCGACTCCTTCTACTTCACCGTCTTCCCCAACTTCCACCCCTGGGGCGCCTTCAACCGCATCACCTACCGCTTCCGCCCCCACGGCGACAACCCCGACGAGTGCATCATGGAGTGCATGTTCCTGGCGCCCTGGCCGAAGGGCGAGCCGAAGCCCCCGGCCGCGCCCATCCACTGGCTCGGCCCCGATGACGACTGGGCCGACGCCCCCGAACTCGGCATGCTTGCCCGCGTCTTCAACCAGGACACCTTCAACATCCCGAAGGTCCAGCTCGGCCTCAAGACCATGAAGCGGCCGGAAGTCGTCTTCGCCAGCTACAACGAAACGAAGATCCGCCACTTCCACCAGCTCTACGACCGCTGGATGGAGCTCGAATAG
- a CDS encoding acetyl-CoA hydrolase/transferase family protein, giving the protein MTAPATRRYSDWRDEFESRKKSPAEALEVVQNGHLVGLGILCPGVLSQALLERARQLERVDIRCLAPREVPLFSPDGPKGEKEIELFIGDALRPAHDQRIATYLPNTFMLGFKAFDAGRPEARIPDVFLVAVSPPNEKGYVNFGPHMWHKKAYVRRCRHTIAAIDPNIVPVFGDTWIHVSEIDTFVDGYIKPVDIPAVRQRVETQAPPEHRDALLKILNQASPDQIALVEDMFHLMPPGILEQAFGLSEVDPAAQAIADHLKTLIRDGDTIQVGVGQPSSLMFKAGAFDHAHDLGLHTELGSPGLARLWEKGVLTGARKSIHRGRAVATAWTGCDGTDLRIIAGNPAFELYDSNYLLNPLLMAQNRQMTSINSAVAVDLLGQVAAEDRFGGHMVNGTGGQPDAHLSAALCPDGRAITVLRSTALEGTVSKIVAQHPEGTLVTVPRYLADTVITEYGIARLLDKNHRQRAEELIAIAHPDFRAELRAQAKQLWGKLE; this is encoded by the coding sequence ATGACCGCACCCGCAACCCGCCGCTACTCCGACTGGCGCGACGAGTTCGAGTCGCGCAAAAAGAGCCCCGCCGAAGCCCTCGAGGTTGTGCAGAACGGCCACCTCGTCGGCCTCGGCATCCTCTGCCCCGGCGTCCTCAGCCAGGCGCTCCTCGAACGCGCCCGCCAGCTCGAGCGCGTCGATATCCGCTGCCTCGCCCCCCGCGAAGTGCCGCTCTTCTCCCCCGATGGCCCCAAAGGCGAAAAGGAGATCGAGCTCTTCATCGGCGATGCCCTCCGCCCCGCCCACGACCAGCGCATCGCCACCTACCTGCCGAACACGTTCATGCTCGGCTTCAAAGCCTTCGATGCCGGCCGGCCCGAGGCCCGCATCCCCGACGTTTTCCTCGTGGCCGTCTCCCCGCCCAACGAAAAGGGCTACGTCAACTTCGGCCCCCACATGTGGCACAAGAAGGCCTACGTCCGCCGCTGCCGCCACACCATCGCCGCCATCGACCCGAACATCGTGCCCGTCTTCGGCGACACCTGGATCCACGTCTCCGAGATCGACACCTTCGTCGATGGCTACATCAAGCCCGTCGATATCCCCGCCGTCCGCCAGCGCGTCGAAACCCAGGCCCCGCCCGAGCACCGCGACGCCCTCCTGAAGATCCTCAACCAGGCCTCTCCCGACCAAATCGCCCTCGTTGAGGACATGTTCCACCTCATGCCGCCGGGCATCCTCGAGCAGGCGTTCGGCCTCTCCGAGGTCGACCCGGCCGCGCAGGCGATTGCCGACCACCTCAAGACGCTCATCCGCGATGGCGACACCATCCAGGTCGGCGTCGGCCAGCCCAGCTCCCTCATGTTCAAGGCCGGCGCCTTCGACCACGCCCACGACCTCGGCCTCCACACCGAGCTCGGCTCCCCCGGCCTCGCCCGCCTCTGGGAGAAGGGCGTCCTCACCGGCGCACGCAAATCCATCCACAGAGGCCGCGCCGTCGCCACCGCCTGGACCGGCTGCGACGGAACGGACCTCCGCATCATCGCCGGGAACCCCGCCTTCGAACTCTACGACTCGAACTACCTCCTCAACCCGCTCCTCATGGCCCAGAACCGCCAGATGACCTCCATCAACAGCGCCGTCGCCGTCGACCTCCTCGGGCAGGTCGCCGCCGAGGACCGCTTCGGCGGCCACATGGTCAACGGCACCGGCGGCCAGCCCGATGCCCACCTCTCCGCCGCCCTCTGCCCCGACGGCCGGGCCATCACCGTCCTCCGCTCCACGGCCCTCGAAGGCACCGTCTCCAAGATCGTCGCCCAGCACCCCGAGGGCACCCTCGTCACCGTGCCGCGCTACCTCGCCGATACCGTCATCACCGAGTACGGCATCGCCCGCCTGCTCGATAAGAACCACCGCCAGCGCGCCGAGGAGCTCATCGCCATCGCCCACCCCGATTTCCGCGCCGAGCTCCGCGCCCAGGCGAAGCAGCTCTGGGGCAAGCTCGAATGA